One Polaribacter sp. KT25b DNA segment encodes these proteins:
- a CDS encoding DUF5687 family protein, protein MISHFLKLEWKQYFRSANWQKSIFLNILLVLFALYFMLSFLAIGIGGFFILKEQFPDKDPLFLVNSFLLFAIVGDLIFRYIMQKLPVMNIKPLLTLNIPRNKIVHFILVKSSFSFFNIMSLFFYIPFSIVLIKEGYNVTGVLGWLATMILLIQSANFLNFLINKNNIAFGGLITLLVGGYLVQHFDIFNLAGFVGEGFDFIYQNPITAVAFLIVLIALYLLNYKQLRNEVYLDALISEKTKEANASDLSFADKLGDLAPFIKNDLRLIWRNKRTKSSTWMILMGLGYGLFFYPQPMYKDMVFMYVLVGIFSTGTFLINFGQFIPAWDSGYYKMFMSQNFKYHRYLESKFTMMAITVVALFVLGIPYVYFGWKVLAVHFAAMIYNIGVNAHVILYGGTFNRKKINLDEKAAFNLQGTGAVQWLIGLPLMLLPMAIFALVNWLVSFEIATLVLAILGFIGIAFHQKLMAFITKKYITNKYVMIHAFNQEN, encoded by the coding sequence ATGATTTCACATTTTTTAAAATTAGAATGGAAACAATATTTTAGATCTGCAAATTGGCAAAAAAGTATTTTCTTAAATATTCTTTTGGTCTTATTTGCACTCTATTTTATGCTTTCTTTTTTAGCAATTGGTATTGGAGGTTTCTTCATTCTAAAAGAACAATTTCCAGATAAAGACCCACTCTTTTTAGTTAATTCGTTTTTACTTTTTGCAATAGTTGGCGATCTAATTTTTAGATACATTATGCAAAAATTACCAGTAATGAACATAAAACCATTACTAACCTTAAACATTCCTAGAAATAAAATTGTACACTTTATTTTGGTAAAATCGTCGTTCTCATTTTTTAATATTATGAGCTTGTTTTTTTACATTCCGTTTTCGATAGTTTTAATCAAAGAAGGTTATAATGTTACAGGTGTTTTAGGTTGGTTAGCAACCATGATTTTATTGATTCAATCTGCTAATTTTTTAAACTTTTTAATCAATAAAAATAATATCGCCTTTGGCGGATTGATAACACTTTTAGTTGGTGGTTATCTTGTACAACATTTCGATATTTTTAATTTAGCAGGTTTTGTTGGCGAAGGTTTTGATTTTATTTATCAAAACCCAATAACTGCTGTTGCATTTTTAATAGTTCTGATTGCACTTTATCTATTAAATTATAAACAATTAAGAAACGAAGTATATTTAGATGCATTAATATCAGAAAAAACAAAAGAAGCAAATGCATCAGACTTATCTTTTGCAGATAAATTAGGAGATTTAGCGCCTTTTATTAAAAACGATTTACGATTAATTTGGCGTAATAAACGAACAAAATCGTCTACTTGGATGATTTTAATGGGTTTAGGTTATGGTCTGTTTTTCTATCCGCAACCAATGTATAAAGACATGGTTTTTATGTATGTTTTAGTTGGTATATTTTCTACAGGAACTTTTTTAATCAATTTTGGACAATTTATTCCTGCTTGGGATTCTGGTTATTACAAAATGTTTATGAGTCAGAATTTTAAATATCATCGTTATTTAGAATCTAAATTTACCATGATGGCAATTACTGTAGTGGCACTTTTTGTATTAGGAATTCCGTATGTTTATTTTGGCTGGAAAGTTTTGGCAGTTCATTTTGCTGCCATGATTTACAATATTGGTGTAAACGCTCATGTTATTTTATATGGCGGAACTTTTAATAGAAAAAAAATAAATTTAGATGAAAAAGCCGCCTTTAATCTTCAAGGAACTGGCGCTGTACAATGGCTAATTGGTTTGCCTTTAATGCTATTACCAATGGCTATTTTTGCACTCGTAAATTGGTTGGTAAGTTTCGAAATTGCAACATTAGTTTTAGCAATTTTAGGCTTTATCGGTATTGCTTTTCATCAAAAATTAATGGCTTTTATCACCAAAAAATACATTACAAACAAATATGTAATGATTCACGCATTTAATCAAGAAAACTAA
- a CDS encoding ABC transporter ATP-binding protein codes for MIVTKQLSKKYGKTEVLHIDSLEIPTGQSFGLVGNNGAGKTTYFNILLDLVRPTSGSIINHNIQVNRSEEWKSFTGSFIDESFLIGYLTPEEYFEFVGDLRGMNKADVAKYLGQFDEFFNGEIIGKKKYLRDLSKGNQKKAGIVAAMMGKPKLVILDEPFANLDPTTQIRLKTLIKELTENKEITVLISSHDLTHVTEVCERIVVLDKGNVVKDIQTSAETLKELESYFSV; via the coding sequence ATGATAGTAACAAAACAACTTTCAAAAAAATACGGAAAAACGGAAGTTTTACATATAGATTCTTTAGAAATTCCTACAGGTCAAAGTTTTGGTTTGGTTGGTAATAACGGAGCAGGAAAAACAACCTATTTTAATATTCTATTAGATTTGGTAAGACCAACTTCTGGATCAATTATAAATCATAATATTCAAGTAAATAGAAGCGAAGAATGGAAATCTTTTACAGGTTCTTTTATTGATGAATCTTTTTTAATTGGTTACTTAACCCCAGAAGAATATTTTGAGTTTGTGGGCGATTTAAGAGGAATGAACAAAGCCGATGTTGCAAAATATTTAGGTCAGTTCGATGAATTTTTTAACGGAGAAATTATAGGAAAGAAAAAATATTTAAGAGATTTAAGTAAAGGAAATCAGAAAAAGGCAGGAATTGTTGCTGCAATGATGGGAAAGCCAAAATTGGTTATTTTAGATGAACCTTTTGCAAATTTAGATCCAACAACACAAATTAGATTAAAAACATTAATTAAAGAATTAACTGAAAATAAAGAAATTACCGTTTTAATTTCTAGTCACGATTTAACACACGTAACAGAAGTTTGCGAAAGAATTGTGGTTTTAGATAAAGGAAATGTGGTAAAAGATATCCAAACATCTGCAGAAACTTTAAAAGAATTAGAAAGCTATTTTTCAGTTTAA
- a CDS encoding polymer-forming cytoskeletal protein, with the protein MERNVIAKNTVIVGEIKSDGDFRIDGTLEGNLTTKGKIIIGATGIVKGDLTATTANIEGTSSGNLIIEKTLTVKAIAKISGNVIVGKLSIEPGADFNASCVMKGDINKTESIDGKESKIKKTFK; encoded by the coding sequence ATGGAAAGAAATGTAATAGCTAAAAATACCGTTATTGTTGGAGAAATAAAATCTGATGGAGATTTTAGAATTGATGGCACTTTAGAAGGTAATTTAACAACTAAAGGAAAAATTATTATTGGCGCTACAGGTATTGTGAAAGGAGATCTTACAGCAACTACTGCAAATATAGAAGGTACAAGTTCTGGAAACTTAATTATAGAAAAAACCTTAACAGTAAAAGCTATTGCAAAAATTTCTGGAAATGTTATTGTAGGAAAACTTTCTATAGAACCAGGTGCAGATTTTAACGCAAGTTGTGTTATGAAAGGAGATATAAATAAAACGGAAAGCATTGATGGAAAAGAATCCAAAATCAAAAAAACCTTTAAATAA
- a CDS encoding AtpZ/AtpI family protein, which translates to MEKNPKSKKPLNKAIQLSGAGLQMGLTIYLGFLLGKWLDKIFETAFLKETVTLLAIFLAMYSLIKQANRIND; encoded by the coding sequence ATGGAAAAGAATCCAAAATCAAAAAAACCTTTAAATAAAGCTATTCAACTTTCTGGAGCGGGTTTACAAATGGGGTTAACTATTTATCTTGGTTTTCTTTTAGGAAAATGGCTAGATAAAATTTTTGAAACTGCTTTTTTAAAAGAAACAGTTACACTCCTTGCTATTTTTTTAGCTATGTATTCGTTAATAAAACAAGCAAACAGAATTAATGATTAA
- a CDS encoding DUF6168 family protein, with translation MIKTIFLYTVIFFSLFFISFFLHENYIEKAAIILPFSLRKIYLFHLGFSLLICINFKVFSSVDKIFPQLGFIYLGTIFLKIVLFSAFFYTSIFTGDNLSQTARISLFIPMIIFLLTEAIFVSKILNNKQ, from the coding sequence ATGATTAAAACAATTTTTCTGTATACCGTAATTTTCTTTTCTCTTTTTTTTATAAGCTTTTTTCTACATGAAAATTACATTGAAAAAGCAGCAATTATTTTACCTTTTTCTTTACGTAAAATCTACCTTTTTCACTTAGGATTTTCGCTACTAATTTGTATTAACTTTAAAGTGTTTTCTTCTGTTGATAAAATCTTTCCACAACTTGGTTTTATCTATTTAGGGACCATTTTTTTAAAAATTGTGCTATTTAGCGCTTTCTTCTATACATCAATATTTACGGGAGACAACCTATCTCAAACAGCTAGAATATCACTATTTATTCCGATGATTATTTTTTTATTAACAGAAGCGATTTTTGTTTCTAAAATTTTGAATAATAAGCAATAA
- the atpB gene encoding F0F1 ATP synthase subunit A, whose product MKIAQKTIKFLTIAAIALFTATSFASGTDKKHDKQNDGGRVNTKEKVDAYIKHHVKDSHDFSLYSYTGDDGERHHKGFPLPVILWTSEGLVTFMSSEFHHNDDGHVIVEKKGLKFVKVHSKILELDEGAASVSFDETHHPINAHKVLDFSITKSVVGVLLIGLLMFLGFVRLAKQYKTKQIPTGFARVLEPLVLYVRDEIARPNIGNKHYRRFTGYLLTVFFFIWASNLLGLMPFGFNITGQIAITAALAIFTLVIYSFSGNKGYWMHMLWMPGVPVLIRPVLAIIELAGALLIKPFSLLVRLFANITAGHIVVMSLIAIMFTLKETMGVAGATFLSVVLSFLIILIEILVAFLQAYIFTMLSALFIGMAVEEHEEAH is encoded by the coding sequence ATGAAGATTGCACAAAAAACAATCAAATTCCTTACAATTGCAGCAATAGCCCTCTTTACGGCTACGAGCTTTGCTAGTGGAACAGACAAGAAACACGACAAGCAAAACGATGGTGGGCGTGTAAATACGAAAGAGAAAGTTGATGCCTACATAAAACATCACGTAAAAGATTCTCACGACTTTTCTCTGTATTCATATACAGGTGATGATGGAGAAAGACATCATAAAGGTTTTCCTTTACCAGTTATTTTATGGACAAGCGAAGGTTTAGTAACATTTATGTCTTCAGAGTTTCATCACAATGATGATGGTCACGTAATCGTAGAGAAAAAAGGATTGAAATTCGTAAAAGTTCATAGTAAAATATTAGAATTAGATGAAGGTGCAGCAAGTGTTTCTTTTGATGAAACGCATCATCCAATAAACGCACACAAGGTTTTGGATTTTTCAATTACCAAAAGTGTTGTAGGTGTCTTACTAATCGGTTTGTTAATGTTTTTAGGTTTTGTTAGATTAGCAAAACAATACAAAACAAAACAAATACCAACCGGTTTTGCAAGAGTTCTAGAGCCTTTGGTCTTATACGTTAGAGATGAGATTGCTAGACCTAATATTGGAAATAAACATTATAGAAGATTCACTGGATATTTACTAACTGTATTTTTCTTTATTTGGGCTTCAAATTTATTGGGTTTAATGCCATTTGGTTTTAATATTACTGGTCAAATAGCAATTACAGCAGCCTTAGCTATTTTTACTTTAGTAATTTATTCGTTTAGTGGAAATAAAGGATATTGGATGCATATGCTATGGATGCCAGGGGTTCCTGTGTTAATTCGTCCAGTTTTAGCAATTATAGAATTGGCTGGAGCATTATTAATCAAACCATTTTCATTATTAGTGCGTTTGTTCGCAAATATTACTGCAGGTCACATTGTGGTTATGAGTTTAATAGCAATAATGTTTACACTAAAAGAAACTATGGGAGTTGCAGGAGCAACATTCCTTTCTGTAGTGTTATCATTTTTAATAATATTAATTGAGATTTTAGTGGCTTTCTTGCAAGCATATATCTTTACAATGCTTTCAGCATTATTTATTGGTATGGCAGTAGAAGAACATGAAGAGGCTCATTAA
- the atpE gene encoding ATP synthase F0 subunit C, whose product MYNLIGAGLVVIGAGIGLGQIGGKAMEGIARQPEATGKIQTAMIIVAALLEGLAFGALILGKG is encoded by the coding sequence ATGTACAATTTAATTGGAGCAGGATTAGTAGTAATTGGAGCAGGAATTGGATTAGGTCAAATTGGTGGAAAAGCAATGGAAGGTATTGCTCGTCAGCCAGAAGCGACTGGAAAAATCCAAACAGCTATGATTATTGTTGCAGCACTTTTAGAAGGGTTAGCATTTGGTGCGTTAATCTTAGGAAAAGGTTAA
- a CDS encoding F0F1 ATP synthase subunit B: protein MEALLNDFSPGLFIVQTILLLILIGLMVKFAWKPIMNSLEERESGIEDALAAAENARKEMQNLNADNERLLKEAREERDAMMKEARHISDNMIAEAKEDAKEVTATLIEKAQASIQQEKQAALAEIKKSVAELSISIAESVIKKELSNKKDQLDLVEGILKDVTLN, encoded by the coding sequence ATGGAAGCATTGTTAAACGATTTTTCACCTGGGTTATTTATAGTTCAAACAATCTTATTGTTAATCTTAATTGGTTTAATGGTAAAGTTTGCTTGGAAACCAATTATGAATTCTTTAGAAGAAAGAGAGTCTGGAATTGAAGACGCATTGGCTGCTGCAGAAAATGCACGTAAAGAAATGCAAAACTTAAATGCAGACAACGAAAGATTATTAAAAGAAGCAAGAGAAGAAAGAGACGCAATGATGAAAGAAGCTAGACATATTAGCGATAATATGATTGCAGAAGCTAAAGAAGATGCAAAAGAAGTTACAGCTACATTAATTGAAAAAGCACAAGCTTCTATTCAGCAAGAAAAGCAAGCTGCATTAGCTGAAATTAAAAAGAGCGTTGCAGAATTATCTATTAGTATTGCAGAATCAGTAATTAAAAAAGAATTATCTAACAAGAAAGATCAACTAGACTTAGTTGAAGGAATCTTAAAAGATGTTACTTTAAACTAA
- the atpH gene encoding ATP synthase F1 subunit delta, with protein MKDARAAIRYAKAILNLAKDSKEETAVNDDMLFISKTISENDEFEVMLNSPIVKISDKINILNAIFKGKVNNITLGLFHLLQDNKRISMLYSIAKQYAIIYDFDKHMQVAKVTTAVPLTKEIETKVLAKIVTLTGDKANLENEVNPNILGGFILRVGDMQYDASISNYLNELKKEFDNSHYIPKI; from the coding sequence ATGAAAGACGCAAGAGCAGCAATACGTTATGCAAAAGCAATTTTAAATCTAGCTAAAGATTCTAAAGAAGAAACTGCGGTAAATGACGATATGTTATTTATTAGCAAAACAATTTCTGAAAATGATGAATTTGAGGTGATGTTAAATAGCCCTATTGTTAAAATTTCTGATAAAATAAATATTTTAAATGCAATATTTAAAGGAAAAGTAAACAATATTACTCTTGGCCTATTTCATTTATTACAAGACAATAAAAGAATATCAATGTTATATTCTATTGCAAAACAATATGCAATAATTTATGATTTTGATAAGCATATGCAAGTTGCTAAGGTTACTACAGCAGTGCCTTTAACAAAAGAAATTGAAACAAAAGTTTTAGCAAAAATCGTTACTTTAACTGGCGATAAAGCAAACCTAGAAAACGAAGTTAATCCAAATATATTAGGCGGATTTATTTTGCGTGTAGGAGATATGCAATACGATGCAAGTATCTCTAATTATTTAAACGAATTGAAAAAGGAATTTGACAATAGTCATTATATTCCAAAAATATAA
- the atpA gene encoding F0F1 ATP synthase subunit alpha, giving the protein MASIKPAEVSAILKQQLTSFEAKATLNEVGTVLQVGDGIARVYGLSNVQYGELVEFDNGLEGIVLNLEEDNVGVVLLGASTSIREGSNVKRTDRIASLKAGEGIVGRVVDTLGSPIDGKGPITGKTYEMPLERRAPGVIYREPVTEPLQTGIKSIDAMIPVGRGQRELIIGDRQTGKSTVALDTILNQKEFYDAGNPVYCIYVAIGQKASTVAAIANMLEERGALAYTTIVAANASDPAAMQVYAPFAGAAIGEYFRDSGRPALIVFDDLSKQAVAYREISLLLRRPPGREAYPGDVFYLHSRLLERAAKVINDDKIASEMNDLPDSLKGIVKGGGSLTALPIIETQAGDVSAYIPTNVISITDGQIFLDGDLFNSGVRPAINVGISVSRVGGNAQIKSMKKVSGTLKLDQAQFRELEAFAKFGSDLDAATMSVISKGQRNVEILKQAQNDPFTVEDQVAIIYAGSKNLLKDVPVNQVKKFEKDYIDYLNAKHRDALDILKSGKLTPEVTATLESAAEEISKHFN; this is encoded by the coding sequence ATGGCAAGTATTAAACCAGCTGAAGTATCAGCAATTTTAAAGCAACAGTTAACAAGTTTTGAAGCTAAAGCTACTTTAAATGAAGTAGGAACTGTTTTACAAGTAGGAGATGGAATTGCTCGTGTTTACGGTCTTTCTAATGTTCAATATGGTGAATTAGTAGAATTCGATAACGGATTAGAAGGTATCGTATTAAATTTAGAAGAAGACAACGTAGGTGTTGTATTATTAGGAGCTTCTACTTCTATTAGAGAAGGTTCTAATGTAAAACGTACAGATCGTATTGCTTCTCTAAAAGCAGGAGAAGGAATTGTTGGTAGAGTTGTAGATACTTTAGGAAGCCCAATTGATGGTAAAGGACCAATTACAGGTAAAACTTACGAAATGCCTTTAGAGCGTAGAGCTCCTGGAGTTATTTATAGAGAGCCAGTTACAGAGCCATTACAAACTGGTATTAAATCTATTGATGCAATGATTCCTGTTGGTAGAGGTCAACGTGAGTTGATAATTGGAGATAGACAAACAGGTAAATCTACAGTTGCTTTAGATACTATTTTAAATCAAAAAGAATTTTACGATGCTGGTAACCCAGTATATTGTATATATGTAGCTATTGGTCAAAAAGCTTCTACTGTTGCTGCAATTGCAAACATGTTAGAAGAAAGAGGCGCATTAGCTTACACAACAATTGTTGCTGCAAATGCATCAGATCCTGCTGCAATGCAAGTTTATGCACCATTTGCTGGAGCTGCAATTGGAGAATATTTTAGAGATTCTGGAAGACCAGCTTTAATTGTTTTTGATGATTTATCTAAACAAGCAGTTGCCTACCGTGAAATTTCTTTATTATTAAGAAGACCACCAGGACGTGAGGCATATCCTGGAGATGTATTTTACTTACACTCAAGATTATTAGAGCGTGCTGCAAAAGTTATTAATGATGATAAAATTGCAAGTGAAATGAACGATTTACCAGATTCTTTAAAAGGAATTGTAAAAGGTGGAGGTTCTTTAACTGCATTACCAATTATTGAAACTCAAGCAGGAGACGTTTCTGCATATATTCCAACAAACGTAATTTCGATTACAGATGGTCAAATTTTCTTAGATGGAGATTTATTTAACTCTGGTGTTCGTCCAGCAATTAACGTAGGTATTTCTGTATCTCGTGTTGGTGGTAATGCACAGATTAAATCTATGAAAAAAGTATCTGGTACTTTAAAACTAGATCAAGCACAGTTTCGTGAATTAGAAGCATTTGCTAAATTTGGTTCTGATTTAGATGCAGCTACTATGAGTGTAATATCTAAAGGACAGCGTAACGTTGAAATCTTAAAACAAGCTCAAAATGATCCATTTACAGTAGAAGATCAAGTTGCTATTATTTATGCAGGTTCTAAAAACTTATTAAAGGATGTTCCTGTAAATCAAGTTAAGAAATTCGAGAAAGATTATATCGATTATTTAAACGCAAAGCATAGAGATGCTTTAGATATTTTAAAATCAGGTAAATTAACACCTGAAGTTACTGCAACATTAGAATCAGCAGCTGAAGAAATTTCTAAACATTTTAATTAG
- the atpG gene encoding ATP synthase F1 subunit gamma, which produces MANLKEIRNRITSIKSTMQITSAMKMVSAAKLKKAQDAITAMRPYSSKLTELLQSLSATLDSDASGAYSNQKEISKVLIVAITSNRGLCGGFNSSITKEVINTVQEKYSDVNVDILSIGKKGADILGRKFNIIESRNDVYDNLTFDNISVIAEKLMSLFTNGTYDRIELVYNQFKNAATQITQVEQFLPIKPIDDIETSAVNSDYIFEPSKEEIVLALIPKSLKTQLYKAIRDSFASEHGARMTAMHKATDNAQDLRDDLLLTYNKARQAAITNEILEIVGGAEALNN; this is translated from the coding sequence ATGGCAAACTTAAAAGAAATACGTAATAGAATTACTTCTATAAAATCAACTATGCAGATTACATCTGCCATGAAAATGGTATCTGCTGCAAAGTTGAAAAAAGCACAAGATGCAATTACGGCAATGCGCCCTTATTCATCTAAACTAACTGAATTATTGCAAAGTTTAAGTGCAACTTTAGATAGTGATGCTAGTGGAGCATATTCTAATCAAAAAGAAATTTCTAAAGTTTTAATTGTAGCTATAACTTCTAACAGAGGTTTATGTGGTGGTTTTAACTCGTCAATAACTAAAGAAGTTATTAACACTGTTCAAGAGAAATACAGTGATGTTAATGTTGACATATTATCTATTGGTAAAAAAGGAGCAGATATTTTAGGTAGAAAATTTAATATTATTGAAAGCAGAAATGATGTTTATGATAATTTAACTTTTGATAATATTTCTGTAATTGCAGAAAAGTTAATGAGTCTTTTTACTAACGGTACTTACGATAGAATTGAATTAGTTTATAATCAATTTAAAAATGCGGCAACTCAAATTACACAAGTTGAGCAATTTTTACCTATTAAACCTATTGATGATATTGAAACATCAGCTGTAAATTCTGATTATATCTTTGAGCCATCTAAAGAAGAAATAGTTTTAGCATTAATTCCTAAATCTTTAAAAACTCAATTATATAAAGCAATTAGAGATAGTTTTGCTTCAGAACATGGTGCTCGTATGACAGCAATGCATAAAGCAACTGATAACGCACAAGATTTAAGAGACGATTTACTGTTAACTTACAACAAAGCACGTCAAGCGGCAATTACCAACGAAATCTTAGAGATTGTTGGTGGTGCAGAAGCATTAAATAATTAG
- a CDS encoding SDR family NAD(P)-dependent oxidoreductase — protein MKKTAFITGATSGIGKATAELFAKNNIRLILCGRRSARLEKLKEELSKLTKVITLQFDVSKREEVATAINSLPENFKEIDILINNAGNAHGLSSIQDGHLDDWDAMLDINVKGLLYVSKAIIPKMVSNNNGFIVNIGSIAAKAVYPNGNVYCASKHAVDALNKAMRIDLNKHNIRVSAIHPGAVETEFSDVRFKGDTEKAKTVYAGYKALQAEDIADIIHFVVTRPYHVNIEDLVVYPTAQATATILNRN, from the coding sequence ATGAAAAAAACAGCATTTATAACTGGCGCAACTTCAGGAATTGGTAAAGCTACCGCAGAATTGTTTGCCAAAAATAATATCAGATTAATTCTTTGTGGAAGAAGGTCAGCACGGTTAGAAAAACTCAAAGAAGAATTAAGTAAACTTACAAAAGTAATAACACTGCAATTTGATGTTTCTAAAAGAGAAGAAGTTGCAACTGCAATCAATTCACTTCCAGAAAACTTTAAGGAAATAGATATTTTGATTAATAATGCAGGAAATGCACATGGCTTATCAAGTATTCAAGATGGCCATTTAGATGATTGGGATGCAATGTTAGATATTAACGTAAAAGGTTTGTTGTATGTTTCTAAAGCAATCATTCCAAAAATGGTTTCAAATAATAACGGATTTATTGTAAATATTGGCTCAATTGCTGCAAAAGCTGTATATCCTAATGGAAATGTATATTGTGCATCAAAACATGCTGTAGATGCTTTAAATAAAGCCATGAGAATTGATTTAAACAAACATAACATTCGTGTTTCTGCAATTCATCCAGGTGCTGTAGAAACTGAGTTTTCTGATGTTCGTTTTAAAGGTGACACAGAAAAAGCAAAAACCGTTTATGCGGGTTATAAAGCTTTGCAAGCAGAAGATATTGCAGATATCATTCATTTTGTGGTAACAAGACCTTATCACGTAAATATTGAAGATTTAGTGGTGTATCCAACAGCACAAGCAACAGCAACAATTTTAAATAGAAATTAA
- a CDS encoding aldo/keto reductase family oxidoreductase produces MPTSEIIIGCMSWGKWGKQFSTKEQVELIQFCLENGNSTFDHADIYGDYSTEAEFGKAFVESGIAREDIQLISKCGIQLVGEARNNKLKHYNYAKEYIIWSVENSLQNFKTDYLDTLLLHRPSPLMQPDEIAEAISELKESGKIINFGVSNFTPSQVDLIADKIPVSINQIEFSLTHYAAMQNGSLDQMLQKQIQPMCWSPLGNVFKNETPQSFRIRKILNILSKKYAVSNDVLLLAWILKHPAKIYPVIGTTNKERILNANKALEIDLDLQDWFLLLEASKGEEMP; encoded by the coding sequence ATGCCAACATCAGAAATAATAATTGGATGTATGTCTTGGGGAAAATGGGGAAAACAATTTTCTACCAAAGAACAAGTTGAACTAATTCAGTTTTGTTTAGAAAACGGGAATTCAACTTTTGATCATGCAGATATTTATGGCGATTATTCTACGGAAGCCGAATTTGGAAAAGCGTTTGTGGAAAGTGGAATTGCTCGTGAAGATATTCAGTTAATTTCTAAATGTGGTATCCAACTTGTTGGCGAAGCTAGAAACAATAAATTAAAGCATTATAATTATGCTAAAGAATATATTATTTGGAGTGTAGAAAATTCTTTACAAAATTTTAAAACTGATTATTTAGACACGCTTTTATTGCACAGACCAAGTCCGTTAATGCAACCTGATGAAATTGCAGAAGCTATTTCTGAATTGAAAGAAAGTGGTAAAATAATAAATTTTGGAGTTTCAAACTTTACACCTTCTCAGGTTGATTTAATTGCTGATAAAATTCCGGTTTCTATAAATCAAATAGAATTTTCTTTAACACATTATGCTGCAATGCAAAATGGCAGTTTAGATCAAATGTTACAGAAACAAATTCAGCCAATGTGTTGGAGTCCTTTAGGAAATGTTTTTAAAAATGAAACTCCTCAATCTTTTAGAATAAGAAAAATTCTAAACATTTTATCAAAAAAATATGCAGTTTCTAATGATGTGCTTTTATTGGCTTGGATTTTAAAACATCCAGCAAAAATTTATCCAGTTATTGGTACTACAAATAAAGAACGAATCTTAAATGCAAATAAAGCTTTAGAAATTGATTTAGATTTACAAGATTGGTTTTTACTTTTAGAAGCAAGTAAAGGAGAAGAAATGCCATAA